From a single Nothobranchius furzeri strain GRZ-AD chromosome 7, NfurGRZ-RIMD1, whole genome shotgun sequence genomic region:
- the mrc1a gene encoding macrophage mannose receptor 1, whose translation MSSRSELPLVLCLLQLVSISADIDNGIFLIFNQDHNKCIKAEGATSVTLDQCDPHAKEQQFRWASESRLLSLSLKLCLGAAEIKDWVKVLLFECNESSVLQHWQCKNETLFGLKDQDLHLNYGNRKEKNVMIYKGSGVWSRWRIFGSQGDLCSKGFQEVFTIGGNAFGRPCQFPFRYQEKWYAECTKDGHSDGQMWCATTRDYDKEKKWGFCATKTSTGWNTDPVTGVQYQMNSQAALTWSQARRSCQQQGADLLSIVELHEQSFISGLTNHLGISLWIGLNSLDFESGWQWSNGNPFRYLNWAPGHPSSAPGLTCAALNAAKASKWESKSCDKRIGYICRKGNSTRLPLPPSKGPSFCPSHWVPYGGDCYYLERTKKMWKDALAACHKDGADLASIHNIEEQSFIISQSGYLQTDVLWIGLNDQKNQMLFEWSDHSHVTFTQWQSDEPSHDNSFLEDCVLIRGKDGKWADHMCEKTYGYICKKKASVKPSEGAQQEVNPGCKLGSVRFGSYCYNIGAETKTFEEAKQACSVAGANLLDINDRFENAFLISLVGLRPEKYFWTGLSNVEDIHTFKWTTMRKVTFTHFNVGMPGRKQGCVAMTTGIFAGLWDVISCNNKQKYICKKLAEGAPVTTVPPTTPAQNCPSTWTPAAKRNVCYKLYREMKEHKKTWQEAEDFCKAMGGHLMSIHSLLDLEYLAYQMSDPAWIGAKLKGTNEGYAWSDDSNFGYQNWGFGEPNNHNDNEHCAEVKFYGRHWNDRHCEVYNDWICQIRKGVTPKPEPALVVEEYNTTEDGWLIYNDSHYLISTDTLPMEAARTYCKKNFGELAVITGESERRFLWKQIAKGAENQYYIGMIVNLDKSFSWLDGTPVTYTAWERNEPNFANNEENCVTMYKSMGFWNDINCGSEHPFICKRSNNFVNTTMAPTTVPQGGCSPEWVSFQRKCYKLFTGNNNKNWRDARTYCIQEGGNLVSIANEMEQAFLTTQLLHHNDDVWIGMNDMNREMHFVWTNGKAITFTNWAKGHPTSMPVGGYFNEVFDCVIMVGSTNKLKGQWKVEDCGLKRGFICKKNVDSQIAVPATTVSSKTFHKIGNDSYKLVTQKLRWDEARRECQADDADLASILNPVIQAFITLLISKHKEPIWIGLNNNVTGGRFKWVDNWLLTSTKWGENEPKRNYGCVYIDVDQAWKTAPCTSTYYSICKRSPEVPPTEPPQLPGNCPERKGFRNWIPFRGHCYSILSSMVEHWAYASVSCIRMGASLVSIEDPVEGTFIQQNLDILQDGVKSFWIGLHKSYDGDWMWIDNSILDYTNWKSGFPKSEMCVAIHSDSGQWSTRPCFEYKSYICKRPKIINPTEKAPSAAPVFQEVSHGSAGIPVAIVLIIIALVGLGAFFLFRNRIQIPTPVLGECTFDNKLYFNNPNRAPVDTKGLVVNIEQNEQA comes from the exons ATGTCATCCAGGTCAGAACTTCCATTGGTTCTTTGTCTCCTGCAACTTGTCTCCATCTCTGCTGACATAG ACAATGGCATCTTCCTCATCTTCAACCAGGACCACAACAAGTGCATAAAAGCAGAGGGCGCCACATCGGTAACTCTGGATCAATGTGATCCCCACGCCAAGGAGCAGCAGTTTCGCTGGGCCTCTGAGTCTCGCCTTCTCAGCCTGTCCCTCAAATTGTGTCTGGGCGCCGCAGAGATTAAAGACTGGGTGAAGGTTCTCCTCTTCGAGTGCAACGAGAGCAGTGTTCTTCAGCACTGGCAATGCAAGAACGAGACCCTTTTTGGTCTTAAAGACCAGGACCTGCACCTAAACTATGGCAACCGTAAAGAGAAAAATGTAATGATCTATAAAGGCTCGGGGGTGTGGAGTCGCTGGAGGATTTTTGGCTCTCAGGGGGACCTTTGTTCAAAGGGGTTTCAAG AGGTTTTCACTATTGGGGGGAACGCATTCGGAAGACCTTGTCAGTTCCCCTTTAGGTACCAGGAGAAATGGTACGCTGAATGCACAAAGGATGGCCACTCAGATGGACAGATGTGGTGTGCAACAACAAGAGATTACGACAAAGAGAAGAAGTGGGGGTTTTGTGCAACCAAAA CATCGACTGGCTGGAACACAGACCCAGTCACTGGAGTTCAGTATCAGATGAACTCACAAGCAGCTCTGACCTGGTCTCAGGCCCGGAGGAGCTGCCAGCAGCAGGGAGCTGACCTCCTCAGCATCGTAGAGCTCCATGAACAGTCGTTCATTTCAG GGTTGACGAATCATTTGGGAATTTCTCTCTGGATCGGGCTGAACAGCTTGGATTTTGAGAGCGGGTGGCAGTGGAGCAACGGGAACCCATTCAGATATTTAAACTGGGCTCCTG GCCATCCCTCCTCAGCACCTGGGCTCACCTGTGCAGCTCTAAATGCTGCAAAAGCATCAAAATGGGAGAGCAAGTCCTGCGACAAAAGAATTGGTTACATTTGTCGGAAAGGAAACTCAACCAGATTGCCTCTACCACCAA GTAAAGGACCCAGCTTCTGTCCCAGTCACTGGGTTCCTTATGGAGGAGACTGTTACTACCTGGAGAGGACTAAGAAGATGTGGAAGGATGCTTTGGCTGCGTGCCACAAGGATGGAGCAGATTTGGCCAGTATACACAATATAGAGGAGCAGAGCTTCATCATATCCCAGTCTGGTTACC TACAGACAGATGTGCTTTGGATCGGCCTGAACGACCAGAAGAACCAGATGCTGTTTGAATGGTCCGATCACTCCCACGTCACCTTCACTCAGTGGCAGAGTGACGAGCCATCCCATGATAACAGCTTCCTGGAAGACTGTGTCCTCATCCGGGGAAAA GACGGAAAGTGGGCGGACCACATGTGTGAGAAGACGTATGGGTACATTTGTAAGAAGAAGGCCTCTGTTAAACCATCTGAAGGTGCCCAGCAGGAAGTCAACCCAGGATGCAAGCTT GGTTCTGTCCGATTTGGCTCCTATTGTTATAACATAGGAGCTGAAACAAAAACCTTTGAAGAGGCGAAGCAGGCATGCTCAGTGGCTGGCGCCAACCTATTGGACATCAATGATAG ATTTGAGAACGCTTTCCTCATCAGTTTGGTAGGACTGAGACCAGAAAAGTATTTCTGGACAGGTTTGTCCAACGTGGAAGACATACATACTTTCAAATGGACAACCATGAGAAAAGTCACCTTCACTCATTTCAACGTGGGCATGCCAG GCAGGAAACAGGGATGTGTTGCCATGACCACTGGGATTTTTGCAGGATTATGGGATGTTATCAGCTGCAACAACAAGCAGAAGTATATTTGTAAGAAGCTGGCAGAGGGGGCCCCGGTAACCACAGTTCCTCCAACCACCCCAGCTCAGAACTGTCCATCTACATGGACCCCTGCTGCCAAAAGGAATGTCTGCTACAAA CTTTACAGGGAGATGAAAGAACACAAGAAGACTTGGCAGGAAGCAGAAGACTTCTGCAAGGCCATGGGTGGACACCTGATGAGTATACACAGTTTGCTGGACCTGGAATATTTAGC ATATCAAATGTCTGACCCAGCATGGATAGGTGCCAAACTAAAGGGTACCAATGAAGGTTATGCCTGGAGTGATGATTCAAAC TTTGGCTATCAAAATTGGGGCTTCGGAGAACCAAACAACCACAATGACAACGAACATTGTGCAGAAGTCAAGTTCTACGGACGTCACTGGAATGATCGGCACTGTGAGGTCTATAATGACTGGATTTGCCAGATACGCAAAG GAGTTACACCCAAACCTGAGCCTGCCTTGGTTGTTGAAG AGTACAACACCACAGAAGATGGATGGCTCATATACAACGACAGTCATTACCTCATCAGTACTGACACCTTACCAATGGAAGCTGCCAGAACCTACTGCAAAAAAAACTTTGGTGAACTTGCAGTCATAACAGGAGAAAGTGAGAGGAGGTTCCTCTGGAAACAA ATAGCCAAAGGTGCAGAAAACCAGTACTACATTGGCATGATTGTGAATCTGGATAAATCTTTCAG TTGGCTGGATGGGACACCAGTGACTTACACTGCTTGGGAACGCAATGAGCCCAACTTTGCCAACAATGAAGAAAATTGTGTGACTATGTACAAGAGCATGG GGTTCTGGAACGACATTAACTGTGGTTCAGAGCATCCCTTTATCTGCAAAAGAAGCAACAATTTTGTCAACACAACTATGGCACCAACAACAGTCCCTCAAGGAGGATGTTCACCTGAGTGGGTTTCCTTCCAACGAAAG TGCTACAAATTATTTACGGGCAATAACAACAAGAACTGGAGGGATGCCAGGACGTATTGCATCCAAGAGGGAGGAAATCTGGTGTCCATAGCCAACGAAATGGAGCAAG CATTCTTAACAACCCAGTTGTTACATCACAATGATGATGTGTGGATTGGCATGAATGATATGAACCGGGAGATGCATTTTGTGTGGACAAACGGCAAAGCCATCACATTCACCAACTGGGCTAAAGGCCATCCCACATCAATGCCTGTTGGGGGTTATTTCAATGAG GTGTTTGACTGTGTCATCATGGTGGGGAGCACCAATAAACTGAAAGGACAGTGGAAGGTGGAAGACTGTGGTCTAAAACGTGGcttcatttgtaaaaaaaatgttg ACTCCCAGATTGCAGTACCAGCCActactgtgtcatcaaagacCTTTCACAAGATTGGCAATGACTCCTACAAGCTGGTGACCCAGAAATTGAGATGGGATGAAGCACGAAGAGAGTGCCAGGCAGATGATGCAGATCTGGCCAGTATACTGAACCCTGTGATCCAGGCATTCATCACTCTGCTGATTTCCAAGCACAAAGAACCAATTTGGATTGGTCTCAACAACAATGTG ACTGGAGGACGCTTCAAGTGGGTTGACAACTGGCTTCTTACGTCTACCAAATGGGGTGAGAATGAGCCAAAAAGAAACTATGGCTGTGTGTACATAGACGTGGACCAAGCATGGAAGACAGCGCCATGCACCAGCACCTACTATTCTATTTGCAAAAGGTCGCCAG AGGTACCTCCAACTGAACCACCACAACTTCCTGGGAACTGTCCAGAGAGAAAGGGTTTTAGAAACTGGATTCCTTTCAGAGGCCATTGTTATTCCATTCTTAGTTCAATGGTAGAACACTGGGCCTATGCATCCGTTTCTTGTATAAGAATGG GTGCATCATTAGTGAGTATCGAGGACCCTGTTGAGGGGACATTCATACAACAGAATCTGGACATTCTGCAGGACGGTGTAAAAAGTTTCTGGATTGGTCTGCACAAGTCCTATGATG GTGATTGGATGTGGATTGATAACAGCATTTTGGACTATACAAACTGGAAATCAGGGTTTCCAAAGTCAGAGATGTGTGTCGCCATCCATTCTGACAGTGGACAGTGGAGCACAAGACCCTGCTTCGAATATAAATCTTACATCTGCAAAAGACCTAAAA TTATAAACCCCACAGAAAAGGCTCCATCTGCTG CTCCTGTTTTTCAAGAGGTTTCACATGGATCGGCGGGCATCCCTGTAGCTATAGTGTTAATTATAATTGCTTTAGTTGGACTTGGGGCCTTCTTCCTGTTCCGTAATCGAATACAAATACCCACACCTGTCCTGGGAGAGTGCACGTTTGACAACAAGCTCTACTTCAACAATCCAAACCGAGCTCCTGTGG